In the genome of Populus trichocarpa isolate Nisqually-1 chromosome 6, P.trichocarpa_v4.1, whole genome shotgun sequence, one region contains:
- the LOC7485273 gene encoding UDP-glucuronate 4-epimerase 1, whose translation MPALEDELFPSTPGKFKIDRAHTMNRHFHRCFGSTSTMFLWALFLVALTASYLSFQSFVYTGSRYLTASWGGIQWEKQIRHSAQIHRSNGMSVLVTGAAGFVGSHVSLALKKRGDGVVGIDNFNNYYDPSLKRARKSLLNNQGIFIVEGDINDARLIAKLFDTVAFTHVMHLAAQAGVRYAMENPHSYVHSNIAGLVTLLEACKSAYPQPSVVWASSSSVYGLNENVPFSESDRTDQPASLYAATKKAGEEITHTYNHIYGLSITGLRFFTVYGPWGRPDMAYFSFTRNILQGKPITVYRGKDRADLARDFTFIDDIVKGCVGSLDTSGKSTGSGGKKRGPAPYRIFNLGNTSPVTVPTLVSLLERHLKVKAKRNFVDMPGNGDVPFTHANISLAHRELGYKPTTDLATGLKKFVKWYLSYYGYNHGKAVN comes from the coding sequence ATGCCAGCACTAGAGGATGAGCTATTCCCTTCAACACCTGGTAAGTTCAAGATCGATCGAGCCCACACCATGAATCGCCACTTCCACCGTTGCTTCGGTTCCACGAGCACCATGTTCTTGTGGGCACTTTTCTTGGTTGCTTTAACGGCGTCGTATTTGAGTTTCCAATCTTTTGTCTATACCGGTAGCCGGTATCTCACCGCTTCTTGGGGTGGTATTCAGTGGGAGAAACAAATCCGCCATTCTGCCCAGATACACCGTTCTAACGGCATGTCTGTTCTTGTTACCGGAGCAGCCGGTTTCGTTGGAAGCCACGTTTCTTTAGCTCTCAAGAAACGCGGAGACGGCGTCGTCGGGATAGACAATTTTAACAACTACTACGACCCGTCGTTGAAGAGAGCCCGAAAATCTCTCCTTAACAACCAAGGGATTTTTATCGTCGAAGGAGATATAAACGACGCGCGGTTAATAGCTAAGCTTTTTGATACTGTGGCTTTCACTCACGTTATGCATTTGGCGGCTCAAGCTGGAGTCAGATACGCCATGGAGAATCCACACTCTTACGTGCATTCTAATATAGCCGGCCTGGTCACTCTTCTTGAAGCTTGTAAATCGGCTTACCCTCAGCCGTCTGTCGTTTGGGCTTCATCAAGTTCTGTGTACGGTTTAAATGAAAATGTTCCTTTCTCTGAGTCTGATCGGACGGACCAGCCCGCTAGTCTTTATGCGGCTACAAAAAAGGCCGGTGAGGAAATTACTCATACCTACAATCATATTTACGGTCTGTCAATTACTGGTTTAAGGTTTTTTACTGTGTACGGTCCATGGGGAAGACCCGATATGGCTTACTTTTCTTTCacgagaaacattttacaaggGAAACCGATCACAGTTTATCGTGGCAAGGATCGGGCTGACTTGGCTCGGGattttacttttattgatgatattgtgAAAGGTTGTGTTGGGTCATTGGATACTTCGGGTAAAAGCACCGGATCTGGTGGGAAGAAGCGGGGACCCGCTCCTTATCGGATCTTTAATTTGGGTAACACGTCTCCTGTTACGGTACCGACACTCGTGAGCTTACTGGAGAGGCATTTGAAGGTTAAAGCGAAAAGAAATTTTGTGGATATGCCTGGAAACGGTGACGTACCGTTCACTCATGCGAATATTAGTTTGGCCCACAGAGAGCTTGGGTATAAACCGACTACTGATTTGGCAACCGGGTTGAAGAAGTTTGTTAAGTGGTATCTCTCTTACTACGGATATAATCATGGGAAAGCtgtaaattag